The Nicotiana tabacum cultivar K326 chromosome 14, ASM71507v2, whole genome shotgun sequence genome contains a region encoding:
- the LOC107823367 gene encoding putative calcium-binding protein CML41 produces MDSIRIPKSFGCSSHKILSVRLPRLRSKSSSSSQSSPTTPKSPNISRRNSSREDEFREVFRHFDTDNDGKISAFELRAYFGSVGEHMSHEDAQEIIDELDTDGDSFIDFEDFKKMVVQKEGTGDDESLKAAFEMYEVEKGCGRITPKSLQRVLSRLGDPKSYDECVTMIQFYDTDGNGELDYHEFRLMMTA; encoded by the exons ATGGATTCTATCAGAATACCAAAATCTTTTGGCTGCTCCTCACACAAAATCCTTAGTGTAAGATTACCTAGGCTTAGATCAAAGTCGTCAAGTTCAAGCCAGAGCTCCCCAACAACTCCGAAATCACCAAATATTTCACGACGAAACTCATCAAGAGAAGACGAGTTTAGAGAAGTGTTCCGTCATTTTGATACTGATAACGATG GTAAAATATCAGCTTTCGAGCTACGAGCATATTTTGGATCCGTAGGGGAACATATGTCGCATGAAGATGCTCAAGAAATCATAGACGAACTCGACACGGATGGTGACAGTTTCATAGATTTTGAAGATTTTAAGAAAATGGTGGTAcaaaaagaaggaacaggtgatgatGAATCCTTAAAGGCAGCATTTGAGATGTATGAAGTTGAAAAAGGTTGTGGTCGGATTACACCTAAAAGTTTGCAGAGAGTTTTGAGTCGTTTAGGGGATCCAAAGTCTTATGATGAATGTGTCACTATGATACAATTCTATGACACTGATGGTAACGGAGAACTTGATTATCATGAATTTCGCCTAATGATGACGgcttaa